In Terriglobia bacterium, the following proteins share a genomic window:
- a CDS encoding VOC family protein, protein MPSVELKQIPQICVVVRDVQEAMERYWKTFGIGPWQVYTMAPPLMTEMTIREKPEPYSMRIALAQVGNIQWELIQPLTGQSIYKEFLEQSGEGVHHVLSVVDDYDRALAGFKAAGMQPLMGGTWRGATFMYVDARKQLGTIVEIFKTNPDFALPEPEATYPAGK, encoded by the coding sequence ATGCCCAGTGTGGAGTTGAAGCAGATACCGCAGATCTGCGTGGTTGTGCGGGATGTCCAGGAAGCGATGGAGCGTTACTGGAAAACGTTCGGCATCGGACCGTGGCAGGTGTACACGATGGCTCCGCCCCTCATGACCGAAATGACCATCCGGGAAAAGCCGGAACCCTACAGCATGCGGATCGCCCTCGCGCAGGTGGGCAATATCCAGTGGGAGCTGATTCAGCCTCTCACCGGACAAAGCATCTACAAGGAGTTTTTGGAGCAAAGCGGCGAGGGAGTCCACCACGTGCTGTCGGTAGTGGACGACTACGACCGGGCGCTCGCGGGCTTTAAGGCCGCGGGGATGCAGCCGCTGATGGGCGGCACCTGGCGCGGCGCCACTTTCATGTATGTGGATGCGCGCAAACAATTAGGCACGATTGTGGAGATCTTCAAGACCAACCCGGACTTCGCCTTGCCGGAGCCGGAAGCGACCTATCCGGCCGGCAAGTGA
- a CDS encoding M23 family metallopeptidase, whose product MFKGKSYTFYVASSPGHLRKMTVSAYVLQGVAVLALIGSISVAAAVASYSRMLWKVGNYNALRHQQDTLKLQYRQLQTTVNDTNQRIDSLQSLATEVAMTYGVLRYKPAMFDLRDTASTPEAVFERSLEQFTFLKRNASAITVSSNGLRLMPALSFADSAYTPSIWPVLGHITDAFGERLDPFSGEGAFHTGVDIGSDYGAPVHVSADGFVTIAENHAGYGRLVVVDHGFGITTWYAHLSAFATMTGAHVKRGQVIGYTGISGRTTGPHVHYEVRMNNAPVNPWRYLRAVPTSAGGD is encoded by the coding sequence ATGTTCAAGGGAAAGTCATACACATTTTACGTTGCCTCGTCGCCGGGCCATCTCCGCAAGATGACCGTCTCGGCGTACGTGCTGCAGGGCGTCGCTGTCCTCGCGCTGATCGGCTCCATTTCCGTAGCCGCCGCCGTCGCTTCCTACAGCCGCATGCTCTGGAAAGTCGGCAACTACAACGCCCTGCGCCACCAGCAGGACACCCTCAAGCTCCAGTATCGGCAACTGCAGACCACCGTCAACGACACCAACCAGCGTATCGATTCGCTGCAGTCTCTGGCCACGGAAGTGGCCATGACCTACGGTGTGCTGCGCTACAAGCCGGCCATGTTCGACTTGCGCGACACCGCCTCCACCCCGGAAGCCGTCTTTGAACGCTCCCTCGAGCAGTTCACCTTTCTCAAGCGCAACGCCTCCGCCATCACCGTCTCCAGCAACGGCCTGCGCCTCATGCCCGCGCTCAGCTTCGCCGACTCGGCCTATACGCCTTCCATCTGGCCCGTCCTTGGCCACATCACCGACGCCTTTGGCGAGCGCCTCGACCCCTTCAGCGGGGAAGGCGCCTTCCACACCGGCGTGGACATCGGGTCCGACTACGGCGCCCCGGTGCACGTCTCCGCCGACGGCTTCGTCACCATCGCCGAAAATCACGCCGGCTACGGCCGCCTGGTCGTCGTGGACCACGGCTTCGGCATCACCACCTGGTACGCCCACCTCTCCGCCTTCGCCACCATGACCGGCGCCCACGTCAAGCGCGGTCAGGTCATCGGCTACACCGGCATCAGCGGCCGCACCACCGGCCCCCACGTGCACTACGAAGTGCGCATGAACAACGCCCCGGTCAATCCCTGGCGCTACCTCCGCGCCGTCCCCACCTCCGCCGGCGGCGACTGA
- the thiL gene encoding thiamine-phosphate kinase: MSKAMKSGHKAGKGRATGAEDALLRRIAGAAWVGKNAGLRVGIGDDAALFAPSAGHETVLTCDWFLEGVHFLREKHPAKAVGWKCLARAVSDIAAMGGVPRCFLLGLALPETHTGRWLKEFLGGLRRASRRLGCTLAGGDTTRTGQILIHVTAVGEVRRGEGVLRAGARPGDTIFVSGALGGAELGLRLLQSKRQRIESNDPRLRRHLYPEPRLALGQWLAEKRLATAMMDISDGLSTDLTRLCAASQAGARIAAGQIPLGAASAEARELRVDALELALHGGEDYELLFTARKGQEIPRAYHGVPLTAIGEITAKREIVLVRRDGKIAALRAGGWDPFARR; the protein is encoded by the coding sequence TTGTCCAAGGCGATGAAAAGCGGGCACAAAGCGGGGAAAGGACGCGCGACGGGGGCGGAAGATGCGCTGCTGCGGCGGATCGCGGGCGCCGCCTGGGTGGGGAAAAACGCGGGGTTGCGCGTGGGCATCGGAGACGACGCGGCGCTGTTCGCGCCGTCGGCGGGGCACGAAACGGTGCTGACCTGCGACTGGTTCCTGGAGGGCGTGCATTTCCTGCGGGAAAAGCATCCCGCCAAGGCGGTGGGCTGGAAATGCCTGGCGCGCGCGGTGAGCGACATTGCGGCGATGGGCGGGGTGCCGCGCTGTTTCCTGTTGGGGCTGGCGCTGCCGGAGACACATACGGGGCGGTGGCTGAAAGAGTTTCTGGGGGGATTGCGGCGGGCTTCGCGGCGGCTGGGCTGCACGCTGGCGGGCGGGGACACGACGCGGACCGGGCAGATCCTCATTCACGTGACGGCGGTGGGCGAGGTACGGCGCGGCGAGGGGGTGTTGCGCGCGGGAGCGCGGCCGGGGGACACGATCTTCGTGAGCGGAGCGCTGGGCGGGGCGGAACTGGGGCTGCGGTTGCTGCAGAGCAAGAGGCAGCGGATAGAGAGCAACGACCCGCGGCTGCGGAGACACCTCTATCCGGAGCCGCGGCTGGCGCTGGGGCAGTGGCTGGCGGAAAAGCGGCTGGCCACGGCGATGATGGACATTTCCGACGGGCTGTCCACAGATCTGACGCGGCTGTGCGCGGCGAGCCAGGCGGGAGCGCGGATTGCGGCGGGGCAGATTCCGCTGGGCGCGGCCAGCGCGGAGGCGCGAGAGCTGCGGGTGGATGCGCTGGAGCTGGCGCTGCATGGCGGGGAGGATTACGAGCTGCTGTTCACGGCGCGCAAAGGGCAGGAGATTCCGCGGGCGTACCACGGAGTGCCGCTAACGGCCATCGGAGAGATTACGGCGAAGCGGGAGATTGTGCTGGTGCGCCGCGATGGCAAAATCGCCGCGCTGCGGGCGGGAGGCTGGGACCCGTTTGCGCGGAGATGA
- a CDS encoding PBP1A family penicillin-binding protein — MDRVALAFLLFCSITLGAACGLLFVYASDLPEIRALETYRPNVVTEIYADDGQLVGSFALQRRVLMTWEQTPKVLFNAVVAIEDQHFQEHWGIDFPRVAGAALRNIRRRRIAEGASTITMQLAGTLFLDRSDRSFRRKIQEILLALQIERRYTKPQIFTMYANQIYLAHGNYGFAAASLFYFGKPVTDLKLPEAALLAGLVNGPKYSPLNNPDLARERRNLVLSRMAEEGKISPAEADAARKSPLGLHIQYPRNDLAPYFFEEIRKYLESTYGTEAVHERGLRVYTTLSVPMQRAANQAVRDGLHAYDRRHGWRGGLPNILRDHLGKLDSYEDDDWRRPIEKGSYVTGLVLSSDDKTALIKIGPYRAFLSPSEFAWTGRKRPNELLQPGDLAQFAILDLRATTARVQLEQQPTAQAALVSIDNSSGEIKAMVGGYSFEDSKFNRATQSLRQVGSSFKPYVYAAAIEKGLTPFDTILDAPFTTVSGGNPYSPRNYDEKFEGMITLRRALAGSRNVPAVKLAEKIGINTVVDMARRFGITSPLPPYLPLALGSADLRLLEHVSAFTAFPNDGIRIDAHLIRRVTTYEGALLEEAHPEVHDVVSPDVARTMTAMLEEVVQFGTGVQAKQLGRPSAGKTGTTQDYTDAWYMGFTPQITTGVWVGYDDKAISLGKAETGARAALPIWLQFMQGALAGMPVLDFANVTPLEQQAGEHHVIVDTPDTAPTEDEPPERPPAH, encoded by the coding sequence ATGGACCGCGTCGCCCTCGCCTTTCTCCTCTTCTGCTCCATCACCCTCGGCGCCGCCTGCGGCCTGCTCTTTGTCTATGCCAGCGACCTCCCGGAAATCCGCGCGCTCGAAACCTACCGCCCCAACGTGGTCACCGAAATCTACGCCGACGACGGCCAGCTCGTCGGCAGCTTTGCCCTGCAGCGCCGCGTCCTGATGACCTGGGAGCAGACCCCCAAGGTGCTCTTCAACGCCGTCGTGGCCATCGAGGACCAGCACTTCCAGGAGCACTGGGGCATCGATTTCCCCCGCGTCGCCGGCGCCGCCCTGCGCAACATCCGCCGCCGCCGCATCGCCGAAGGCGCCAGCACCATCACCATGCAGCTCGCCGGCACTCTCTTCCTCGACCGCTCCGACCGCAGCTTCCGCCGCAAGATACAGGAGATCCTCCTGGCCCTGCAGATCGAGCGCCGCTACACCAAGCCCCAGATCTTCACCATGTACGCCAACCAGATCTATCTCGCCCACGGCAACTACGGTTTCGCCGCCGCCTCGCTCTTCTATTTCGGCAAGCCCGTCACCGACCTCAAGCTCCCCGAAGCCGCGCTCCTCGCCGGCCTGGTCAACGGCCCCAAATATTCCCCGCTCAACAATCCCGACCTCGCCCGCGAGCGCCGCAATCTCGTCCTCTCGCGCATGGCCGAGGAAGGGAAGATCTCCCCCGCCGAAGCCGACGCCGCCCGCAAATCCCCCCTGGGCCTGCACATCCAGTACCCGCGCAACGATCTCGCGCCCTACTTCTTCGAAGAGATCCGCAAGTATCTCGAGTCTACCTACGGCACCGAAGCCGTCCACGAGCGCGGCCTGCGCGTCTACACCACCCTCAGCGTTCCCATGCAGCGCGCCGCCAACCAGGCCGTCCGCGACGGCCTGCACGCTTACGACCGCCGCCACGGCTGGCGCGGCGGCCTCCCCAACATCCTCCGGGACCATCTCGGCAAGCTCGATTCCTACGAAGACGACGACTGGCGCCGCCCCATCGAAAAAGGCAGCTACGTCACCGGCCTGGTCCTCTCTTCCGACGACAAGACCGCCCTCATCAAGATCGGTCCCTACCGCGCCTTTCTCTCCCCCTCCGAATTCGCTTGGACCGGCCGCAAGCGCCCCAACGAACTCCTCCAGCCCGGCGACCTCGCCCAGTTCGCTATTCTCGACTTGCGCGCAACCACCGCACGCGTCCAGCTCGAGCAGCAGCCCACCGCCCAGGCCGCCCTCGTCTCCATCGACAACTCCAGCGGCGAGATCAAAGCCATGGTCGGCGGCTACAGCTTTGAGGACTCCAAGTTCAACCGCGCCACGCAGTCCCTCCGCCAGGTCGGCAGCTCCTTCAAGCCCTACGTCTATGCCGCCGCCATCGAAAAGGGCCTCACCCCCTTCGACACCATTCTCGACGCTCCCTTCACCACCGTCAGCGGCGGCAATCCCTACTCCCCGCGCAACTACGACGAAAAGTTCGAAGGCATGATCACCCTGCGCCGCGCCCTCGCCGGCTCGCGCAACGTTCCCGCCGTCAAGCTCGCCGAAAAAATCGGCATCAACACTGTCGTGGACATGGCCCGCCGCTTCGGCATCACTTCGCCGCTGCCTCCTTATCTCCCCCTGGCGCTGGGCTCCGCCGACCTGCGCCTGCTCGAGCATGTCTCCGCCTTCACCGCCTTCCCCAACGACGGCATCCGCATCGACGCGCACCTGATCCGCCGCGTCACCACCTACGAAGGCGCGCTCCTCGAGGAGGCCCACCCCGAAGTCCATGACGTCGTCTCCCCCGACGTGGCCCGCACTATGACCGCCATGCTGGAAGAGGTTGTGCAGTTCGGCACCGGCGTGCAGGCCAAGCAGCTCGGCCGTCCCAGCGCCGGCAAGACCGGCACCACGCAGGATTACACCGACGCCTGGTATATGGGGTTTACTCCGCAGATCACCACCGGAGTCTGGGTGGGCTACGACGACAAGGCCATCTCCCTCGGCAAGGCGGAGACCGGCGCGCGCGCCGCCCTCCCCATCTGGCTCCAGTTCATGCAGGGCGCCCTGGCCGGCATGCCCGTCCTCGACTTCGCCAATGTCACCCCGCTCGAGCAGCAGGCGGGCGAGCATCACGTCATCGTGGACACCCCGGACACCGCCCCCACCGAGGACGAGCCCCCCGAGCGTCCTCCGGCTCACTAG
- a CDS encoding TraR/DksA C4-type zinc finger protein, with product MKSLDEYLALAAQTHGHICAGQVLGVRLAMHGLRELGITDPIAERKRIVTYVEIDRCVTDAVALVANCRLGKRALKFRDWGKVAATFVDLQTGRAVRIAARESSKDAARAMFPDLQREAAQQKAYAALPDDVLFSKQWVKVEVRPEDLPGFKGPRVVCAQCGEGINFKREIVKDGRTLCRACSGEHYYERL from the coding sequence ATGAAATCCCTCGACGAATACCTCGCCCTCGCCGCCCAGACCCACGGGCACATCTGCGCCGGCCAGGTCCTCGGCGTGCGCCTGGCCATGCACGGCCTGCGCGAACTCGGCATCACCGACCCCATCGCCGAACGCAAGCGCATCGTCACCTATGTGGAAATCGACCGCTGCGTCACCGACGCCGTCGCCCTTGTCGCCAACTGCCGCCTCGGCAAGCGCGCGCTCAAATTCCGCGACTGGGGCAAGGTCGCCGCCACCTTCGTGGACCTGCAAACCGGCCGCGCCGTGCGCATCGCCGCCAGGGAATCCTCCAAAGACGCCGCCCGCGCCATGTTCCCCGATCTCCAACGCGAAGCCGCCCAGCAGAAAGCCTACGCCGCGCTTCCCGATGACGTCCTCTTCTCCAAACAATGGGTAAAAGTCGAAGTCCGCCCCGAAGATCTTCCCGGCTTCAAGGGCCCGCGCGTCGTCTGCGCGCAATGCGGCGAAGGCATCAACTTCAAGCGCGAAATCGTCAAGGACGGCCGCACTCTCTGCCGTGCCTGCTCCGGCGAACACTATTACGAGCGCCTGTAG
- a CDS encoding DoxX family membrane protein: MMQSFPLNLRRSIIWLGRLVLAAIFIYAGYAKIFLPTMHPRPPIALALSFFAMQVDSYQMLPPWGVNFVAHTLPFAEIALGLLLLLGWRLRIWASLASLIMLGFFVVVVRSYALGLSINCGCFANPEPLTIKTVFRDGLLLALSLAMTVLAFLEARSPHPWSGPEKPAQ; encoded by the coding sequence ATGATGCAATCCTTTCCCCTCAATCTGCGCCGCTCCATCATCTGGCTGGGCCGCCTGGTCCTCGCCGCCATCTTCATTTACGCCGGCTACGCCAAAATCTTCCTGCCCACCATGCATCCCCGTCCGCCCATCGCCCTGGCTCTCTCCTTCTTCGCCATGCAGGTGGATTCCTACCAGATGCTGCCCCCGTGGGGCGTGAACTTCGTCGCCCACACTCTGCCTTTCGCGGAAATCGCCTTGGGCCTGCTGCTTCTCCTCGGCTGGCGCCTGCGCATTTGGGCCTCCCTCGCCAGCCTGATCATGCTCGGCTTCTTTGTCGTCGTCGTCCGCTCCTACGCCCTCGGCCTGTCGATCAACTGCGGCTGCTTCGCCAATCCCGAACCCCTCACCATCAAAACCGTCTTCCGCGACGGCCTCCTTCTCGCCCTCTCCTTGGCCATGACCGTCCTGGCCTTCCTCGAAGCCCGCTCCCCCCACCCCTGGTCGGGACCGGAGAAACCAGCGCAATAG
- a CDS encoding thioredoxin domain-containing protein, which translates to MLRLRLLPAIILTVVVGLAGSLAYTAALPQAKSAAAPVDPHKAFGSKSAPITMEVFSDFQCPACRTLYMTIWRQLFDDYVSTGKVYLIHRDFPLPMHAHSRVAAQYASAAARLGKYEQVERVLFENQDSWAASGDIDGTVAKVLTPAQMVKVRALVKSGTLDEAIEKDIALGHFYNVSQTPTTVFFANGQTYPYGGVMSYDILRQFLNQLLNQK; encoded by the coding sequence GTGCTTCGACTGCGACTGTTGCCGGCAATCATTCTTACGGTAGTTGTGGGTCTGGCGGGCTCACTGGCCTACACCGCCGCTCTGCCGCAGGCCAAATCCGCCGCCGCCCCTGTCGATCCTCACAAGGCCTTCGGCTCGAAGTCCGCTCCCATTACTATGGAGGTCTTCAGCGATTTTCAATGTCCGGCCTGCCGCACCCTCTACATGACCATCTGGCGCCAGCTCTTCGATGATTACGTCAGCACCGGCAAGGTCTATCTCATCCATCGCGATTTCCCGCTGCCCATGCACGCCCACTCCCGCGTCGCCGCGCAATATGCCAGCGCCGCCGCGCGCCTCGGCAAATACGAGCAGGTCGAGCGCGTGCTCTTCGAGAATCAGGACTCCTGGGCGGCCAGCGGCGACATCGACGGCACGGTCGCCAAAGTCCTCACTCCTGCGCAGATGGTCAAGGTCCGCGCCCTGGTCAAGAGCGGTACCCTCGATGAGGCCATCGAGAAAGACATCGCCCTCGGCCATTTCTACAACGTCTCGCAAACGCCCACCACCGTCTTTTTCGCCAACGGCCAGACCTATCCCTACGGCGGGGTCATGAGCTATGACATCCTCCGCCAGTTCCTTAACCAGCTCCTCAACCAGAAATAG
- the dnaK gene encoding molecular chaperone DnaK, with amino-acid sequence MSKIIGIDLGTTNSVVAVMQGGEPVVIPNQEGGRTTPSVVAITKTGERLVGQVAKRQAVTNPENTVYSIKRFMGRHYNEVSEEMKRVPYKVVKGTHDDARIEIFDKVYSAPEISAMILTKLKTAAEDFLGEKVSKAVITVPAYFNDAQRQATKQAGEIAGLEVVRIINEPTAAALAYGLDKKSDETIAVYDLGGGTFDISVLEVGSGVVEVKSTNGDTHLGGDDVDQRIMDWMIEVFKKEDGIDVSKDRMALQRLKEAAEKAKIELSQLMETEINLPFLTADATGPKHFQKKLTRIRLEQMIGDLLDRSMRPVKQALEDAKMSPTNIQEVVLVGGSTRIPKVQALVREFFGGKEPHKGVNPDEVVAVGAAIQGAVLAGEVKDILLLDVTPLSLGVETLGGVMTVQIQRNTTIPTRKVETYSTASDNQSGVEIHVMQGERKFAKDNRSLGTFKLDGIPPAPRGVPQIEVTFDIDANGILNVTAKDKASNKEQKITITASTGLTKDEAEKMRVEAESHAEEDRRRLEEVDARNRLDGLLYQAEKMLRENREKLAEGDVKAAETAIEEAKKAMAVTDGGTAALRTATENLERALHKIAETLYQAGQAAGAAGGAEPGAAGPAGGAAPGAAAGGKKEGEVIDAEYVDVDEKKRPN; translated from the coding sequence ATGAGCAAGATTATAGGTATTGACCTGGGGACAACGAACTCGGTGGTGGCGGTGATGCAGGGCGGCGAGCCGGTAGTGATCCCGAACCAGGAAGGCGGGCGGACGACGCCCTCGGTGGTAGCCATCACCAAAACCGGGGAGCGGCTGGTGGGGCAGGTGGCCAAGCGCCAGGCGGTAACCAACCCGGAGAATACGGTCTATTCGATCAAGCGCTTCATGGGCCGGCACTACAACGAAGTGAGCGAAGAGATGAAGCGGGTACCCTACAAGGTGGTCAAGGGCACGCACGACGACGCCCGCATCGAGATTTTCGACAAGGTGTACAGCGCGCCGGAGATCTCCGCGATGATCCTAACCAAACTGAAGACCGCGGCGGAAGATTTTCTGGGCGAAAAGGTGAGCAAGGCGGTGATCACCGTGCCGGCGTATTTCAACGACGCGCAGCGGCAGGCCACCAAGCAGGCGGGAGAGATCGCCGGGCTGGAAGTGGTGCGGATCATCAACGAGCCGACGGCGGCGGCGCTGGCCTACGGGCTCGACAAGAAGAGCGACGAGACGATCGCGGTCTATGACCTGGGCGGCGGGACGTTCGACATCTCGGTGCTGGAAGTGGGCAGCGGGGTGGTGGAAGTGAAGTCCACGAACGGGGACACGCACCTGGGCGGGGACGACGTGGACCAGCGGATCATGGACTGGATGATCGAGGTCTTCAAGAAGGAAGACGGAATTGACGTGAGCAAGGATCGCATGGCGCTGCAGCGGCTGAAGGAAGCGGCGGAGAAGGCCAAGATCGAGCTCTCGCAGCTGATGGAGACGGAGATCAACCTGCCGTTCTTGACGGCGGACGCCACGGGGCCGAAGCATTTCCAGAAGAAGCTGACGCGCATCCGGCTGGAGCAGATGATCGGAGACCTGCTGGACCGCTCGATGCGCCCGGTAAAGCAGGCGCTGGAAGACGCGAAGATGTCGCCGACGAACATCCAGGAAGTGGTGCTGGTGGGCGGGTCGACGCGGATCCCCAAGGTGCAGGCGCTGGTGCGCGAATTCTTCGGAGGCAAGGAGCCGCACAAGGGAGTGAACCCGGACGAAGTGGTGGCCGTGGGCGCGGCGATTCAGGGCGCGGTGCTGGCGGGCGAGGTGAAGGACATCCTGCTGCTGGACGTGACGCCGCTGTCGCTGGGCGTGGAAACGCTGGGCGGGGTGATGACGGTGCAGATCCAGCGAAACACGACGATCCCGACGCGCAAAGTGGAGACGTACTCGACCGCTTCGGACAACCAGTCAGGGGTGGAGATCCACGTCATGCAGGGGGAGCGTAAATTCGCCAAGGACAATCGCTCGCTGGGGACGTTCAAGCTGGACGGGATTCCGCCGGCACCGCGCGGGGTGCCGCAGATCGAAGTGACGTTTGATATCGATGCCAACGGCATCCTGAACGTGACGGCGAAAGACAAGGCCAGCAACAAGGAACAGAAGATCACCATCACCGCGTCCACGGGGCTGACCAAGGACGAAGCGGAGAAGATGCGCGTGGAAGCGGAATCGCACGCCGAAGAAGACCGGCGGCGGCTGGAGGAAGTGGACGCGCGCAACCGCCTGGACGGGCTGCTCTACCAGGCCGAGAAGATGCTGCGGGAAAACCGCGAGAAGCTGGCCGAGGGGGACGTGAAGGCGGCGGAAACGGCCATCGAAGAGGCCAAGAAGGCCATGGCCGTGACCGACGGTGGCACGGCGGCGCTGCGGACAGCGACAGAAAACCTGGAGCGCGCCCTGCACAAGATCGCCGAGACGCTGTACCAGGCGGGACAAGCGGCGGGAGCGGCGGGCGGCGCGGAACCTGGCGCAGCGGGTCCGGCGGGCGGGGCCGCACCCGGCGCGGCGGCGGGCGGAAAGAAGGAAGGCGAAGTGATTGACGCCGAGTACGTGGACGTGGATGAGAAGAAGCGGCCGAATTGA